From one Brachypodium distachyon strain Bd21 chromosome 4, Brachypodium_distachyon_v3.0, whole genome shotgun sequence genomic stretch:
- the LOC112268833 gene encoding uncharacterized protein LOC112268833, which translates to MLLDKCPRIGYRPRPRVAPCRATLASPTTNLSCLLAVAGQSPRGDGGGGAFGSGHGSPRSGRLGGRRRRFRRWRCRIRGEPPDQWWRGPDPVEVLCCCGAVGVVVGRADSRALAADLSVSWPAGCVPSLAAPDPRVVLPDPAWERLSVEVLAPAASSGGGLGACRGGGGIGGRVAASSGLKRGRRRSAGKWWMSASSLPCSGGTWWPVSLLHSLWLAATLALPSAVVCSAAGENDVLGRRFLLEGVVVQHQCIPSPAVKMSLSESSGSVFLNRTMTASSDVVPSLEALSLEPLSGGERCLLR; encoded by the exons ATGTTACTGGACAAATGCCCAAGGATTGGGTATCGTCCTCGCCCCCGTGTCGCTCCGTGTCGGGCGACTCTAGCCTCCCCCACCACCAACCTATCctgcctcctcgccgtcgccgggcaAAGCCCGCGCGgggacgggggcggcggggccttCGGCTCTGGGCACGGGTCTCCTCGATCTGGGCGCCttggtggccggcggcgccggttcCGCAGGTGGCGGTGCCGGATCCGTGGTGAGCCGCCGGATCAATGGTGGAGAGGACCGGATCCGGTGGAGGTGCTCTGTTGctgcggcgccgtgggcgtgGTGGTCGGCCGCGCCGATTCGCGGGCTCTGGCGGCAGATTTGTCAGTTTCTTGGCCAGCGGGGTGTGTTCCGTCGCTGGCAGCACCGGATCCGAGGGTGGTTTTGCCGGATCCAGCGTGGGAGCGGCTCTCCGTGGAGGTTCTTGCTCCGGCAGCCTCGTCCGGTGGAGGGCTTGGGGCatgtcgcggcggcggcggcatcggtGGCCGCGTTGCTGCAAGCTCTGGTTTGAAGCGCGGCCGACGGCGGTCGGCTGGGAAGTGGTGGATGTCGGCTTCGTCGTTGCCCTGCAGTGGTGGTACGTGGTGGCCTGTGTCCTTGCTCCATAGCCTATGGCTTGCTGCGACGCTGGCTCTTCCGTCCGCGGTGGTTTGCAGTGCTGCGGGTGAA AACGACGTTCTCGGACGTCgcttccttcttgaaggcgtcgtCGTGCAGCACCAATGCATCCCATCCCCCGCGGTTAAGATGTCTCTGAGCGAAAGCTCAGGTTCAGTTTTTCTGAACCGGACAATGACGGCGTCTTCGGACGTCGttccctccttggaggcgttgtcTTTGGAGCCATTATCCGGCGGCGAAAGATGCTTGTTGCGGTGA